From Ignavibacteriales bacterium:
CGTACCCCCCTTCGCCGTCACTTGTCATATGTGTGATGGCGGCAGCTGAGACGATGAACGATCGATGGACCCGGGTGAACTTAACAGGATCCAACCTCGCCTCCAGTTCGCCGAGACTCAGATTGCTGAGATACGAATTGTCGTCCGTGTGAAGGTCGCAGTAGTCGCCATTCGCTTCAATCCAAAGGATGTCGGCTGTTCGTACTGCAGTGATTCTCTTTCCTGATCGGACGAAGACTGATTCGAATTTCGCATTCGGTGAACGCACCTCCTGCAGCACCTTTACAAGGCGATCAAATTCATCCGTCTCGGAGCGATGGACCTCCAGGACTTTTTGTATCGCTCTGGCGAATCGCTTCCGATCGTACGGTTTCAAGATCGGAAGAGCACACGTCTAGGGAAAGAGTGT
This genomic window contains:
- a CDS encoding LytTR family DNA-binding domain-containing protein, which produces MKPYDRKRFARAIQKVLEVHRSETDEFDRLVKVLQEVRSPNAKFESVFVRSGKRITAVRTADILWIEANGDYCDLHTDDNSYLSNLSLGELEARLDPVKFTRVHRSFIVSAAAITHMTSDGEGGYEAMLRNGARVRVSRTYGAKIKHLIW